CCGAAACTGGACAGCAAGTGCTTGCCGGGATCAACTCCGTAAGCTCCTTCGTCAGAGAGACGGTCATTCAGGACAAATGTGCCACGCCAGGAAGCAGGAGACAATACGACCGTAAATATCTTGCCCGGATCATACGTGAATCCCAAACCCGTAGTCAGATAACCCGGAGACATAAATTCGGAGATAGAAACATCCTTATTGACCGAATAGTCATATCCCGGAGAGAACTGGGTCTGAAAAGTGGCGAATGCGCTGGCATACCAGTTCTTGGCAATGGAATAACCATAATTCGTATTCAGATAGATTTTATCATTTGCCTTTCTTGTACCTTGATCGCCGGTCTTATTCAATCCATAGGCCAATTCGATACGATTGTTCCACAAATGCTTTCCTTTCTTATAATTAATCTGATAAGTACCTTGCAAGTCAAAAGCAACGGAGTTGTCACCACCGGCAGCCCAATTGGTGAGACTGACCTGTGTCAGTTTCAGTCCGGCAAACCCTTCTTTTGTCCAGGGAGAAGTTTGTGTACTATCGGCAGTCTGCGCCGAAAGAGTTCCAGCGCCCGTACATAACAGGGCGATGAATAGAGTTTTCATTTTGTTCATGATAGTCGAGGTTTAGTGTAGAAAAAAACACAACCTAACAAGAACATAAGTCTGGCGAAATACCAAACTCATTACCAGTTCTCATTAGGTCAAAATCTTTAGATAAGTATCAGCCGCAATCACTTGTCAGCCGCAATTATTATTTTATACTTAATACTTATATTATTTTATCGCTGCGAGTGCCTTGTCATAGTCAGGCTCCTGTGTAATTTCAGGAACAAGCTCCGTATAAGCCACTTTACCATCTTTACCGATTACGACTACCGCACGTGCCAAAAGTCCCGCCAATGGGCCGTCCGCCATACGTACACCGTAACTTTCATCAAAATCAGAGAAGCGGAAATCCGACAATGGAACCACGTTCTCGATGCCTTCGGTCGTACAGAAACGAGCGTGTGCAAACGGAAGGTCTTTAGAGATAGCCAATACGACTGTATCCTTCATGCCGGCAGCCATCTTATTAAACTTACGTACAGACGTAGCGCATACGCTTGTATCCAGACTCGGGAAAATATTCAAAATCACATTTTTACCATTCAAGTCTTTCAGAGAGAAAGAAGATAAATCTGTTTTTACCAATTCGAAGTCAGGAGCGACTTTACCTACTTGTATAAATTCACCGATCAGTTTCACCGGTTGTCCTTTGAAATTTGTTGTTGCCATAATGCTTTTATATTTAAAATTTACTTTATATAGAAAACAACTATTACCAAAAAAATGTTCACGGAGAAACATTTCTAAATGCAGTTTGTTATTCCACAACGAAATCACCCTAGTAATCAACTTAAAAAATAAAATGTATGGAAACTGTATTTAATGAGATTCAACACTCGGTAAAAAACTGGTGGACTTCCCTTCTTTTAGGTATTGTATATGTTATTGTAGCCCTTTGGCTCATGTTCTCCCCCTTGAGCAGTTATGTAGCTCTCAGCATCGTTTTCAGCGTATCCATGCTGATAAGCGGTATCCTGGAAATCATCTTTGCCCTTAGTAATAAGAAAGGTGTACCCAGTTGGGGATGGTATGTCGTAGGCGGATTGATTGACCTCGTCCTGGGTATCTACCTGGTTGCCTATCCGCTAGTCAGCATGGAAGTTATTCCGTTCATCATAGCCTTCTGGCTGATGTTCCGCGGCTTCTCCTCTACCGGCTATTCCATCGACCTGAAACGTTACGGAACCCGCGACTGGGGCTGGTATATGGCTTTCGGTATCCTCGCCATCCTCTGCTCGCTATTGATATTGTGGCAACCTGCCGTCGGAGCACTCTACGCAGTGTACATGATTTCTTTTACTTTCCTCATTATCGGACTTTTCCGCATCATGCTTTCATTTGAACTAAAAAATCTGCATAAAAGAAAATAAAAAGCTTTCGGCACTTACTTTGGTATTTTGTTTATCTTTGTAGGCAATTTACATAAATCAATTAATTTAAAAGGAAGAAAATTATGGCAATGCATACATGGTTTGAATGTAAAATCCGTTATGAGAAAGTAATGGAGAACGGAATGCAAAAAAAAGTAACCGAACCTTATCTCGTTGACGCGCTTAGCTTTACAGAAGCCGAAGCACGCATCATCGAAGAAATGACTCCGTTTATGACCGGAGAGTTTACCGTTTCTGACATCAAACGTGCCAATTATAGCGAACTTTTTCCCAGCGACGAAGAAAGTGCCGACCGCTGGTTCAAATGCAAACTTATTTTCATCACGCTGGATGAAAAAAGCGGTGCGGAGAAAAAGACTTCCACACAAGTATTGGTACAGGCTGCCGACTTGCGTGACGCAGTGAAGAAACTGGACGAAGGCATGAAGGGAACAATGGCGGATTATCAAATCGGCATGGTGTCCGAGACGCCGTTAATGGACGTTTATCCATACAGTGCCGGCCCGAATGACAAACCGGAGTTTGATCCGTCAAAAGCATAAGTGACAATGAGTATTGCTGACAATTTAAAGCAAGTGCTGGCCGAACTCCCCCAAGGAGTCCGGCTGGTTGCTGTCTCAAAGTTCCATCCCAATGAAGCGATAGAAGAAGCATATCAGGCGGGACAGCGTATTTTTGGAGAAAGCAAAGTGCAGGAAATGACAGCTAAATACGAAAGTTTGCCCAAAGACATCGAATGGCATTTTATCGGACACCTGCAAAGTAACAAAATCAAGTACATGATACCATACGTAGCTATGATACATGGAATTGACACTTACAAATTACTGACAGAAGTCAACAAGCAAGCTGTCAAAGCAGGACGCGCCGTAAACTGCCTGTTACAGATACACGTAGCGCAGGAAGAGACAAAATTCGGTTTCAGCCCTGCAGAATGCAAGGAGATGCTGAACGCCGGAGAATGGAAAGAACTGACCCACGTGCGCATCTGCGGGTTGATGGGAATGGCTAGCAACACCGATAATATTGAACAAATCAACCGGGAATTCTGTTTACTTGATAGGCTCTTTAATGAGCTCAAAGAAACTTGGTTCGCCGGCTCGGATGATTTCCGGGAGTTGTCGATGGGAATGTCACACGACTATCACGAAGCAATTGCCGCAGGAAGTACCTTGGTACGGGTGGGAAGCAAGATTTTCGGAGAACGCAATTATAATATTTAACCAATCATTATGACCATGACCGATTTAAAAACTACTTTCGCAGGGCTTTCTCTCAGAAACCCTATCATTATCAGTAGCTCGGGACTGACCAACAGTGTCGGCAAAAATAAAAAGCTGGCCGAAGAAGGTGCCGGCGCTATCGTCCTGAAATCACTGTTCGAAGAACAGATTATGCTGGAAGCAGAACAACTGCGTGATCCGGCTTTCTCTGCTGAAGGCAGCGATTATCTGGAAGAGTATATCCGTGAACACAAGTTGTCCGAATACCTGAGTTTGATTAAGGAAAGCAAGAAGGTTTGTCCTATTCCTATCATTGCCAGTATCAACTGCTACTCTGATTCCGAATGGGTGGACTTTGCCAAGCAAATCGAAGAAGCCGGTGCCGACGCATTGGAAATCAATATCCTTGCGTTGCAGTCGGACGTACAATATGCGTATGGTTCTTTTGAGCAACGTCACATTGATATTCTCCGCCACATCAAAAAGACAATCAGTATTCCGGTTATCATGAAACTGGGTGACAACCTGACGAATCCCGTAGCACTGATCGACCAGCTCTACGCTAACGGTGCGGCAGCAGTTGTCCTCTTCAACCGTTTCTATCAGCCGGACATCAATATCGAGAAACTGGAGCACATCTCCGGTGAAGTATTCAGCAATGCTTCCGACCTCGCCACTCCGCTTCGCTGGATTGGAATTGCGTCGGCCGCAGTAGACAAAATCGACTATGCGGCATCTGGTGGTGTTGCCAATGCAGAATCAGTAGTAAAAGCGATTCTTGCCGGCGCATCGGCCGTAGAAGTATGTAGCGCTGTCTACCTGAACACCAACGCATTCATCGGAGAAGCGACACGCTTCCTCTCCGCATGGATGGCACGAAAAGGTTTCAACAGCATTGCCCAGTTCAAAGGCAAACTGAATACGAAGGATGTGAAAGGTATCAATACCTTCGAACGTACGCAATTCTTGAAATATTTCGGGAAGAAAGAATAAGAGAAAAAGTAAAAGGCAAAAATCAGGCACGGATTACACAGATTACGCGGTTTAAGATAATTGGAAAAACCGTGAAATCCGTGTAATCCGTGCCTATTTTATTTTTCGTTATTACATCAAGTTACTAGCCAACTCACTCAACTCGCTTCGTTCACCCTTCAACAGGTTGACGTGCGCAAAGAGATTCTGGTCCTTCATGCGGTCAATCATATATACCAGGCCATTGGACTGACTATCCAGATACGGTTGGTCAATCTGCTGAATATCCCCCGTAAACACCATCTTCGTACCTTCGCCTGCACGGGTGATGATTGTTTTTATTTCATTCGGAGTCAGGTTCTGCGCTTCGTCGATAATGCAATACATTTCGCTCAAGCTACGTCCACGGATAAATGCCAGTGCCTCAATCACCAGTTGCTCGCTTTTCTGCATATCTTCGATACGCTTCACTTCCGTAGAACTAGCGGCAAACTGACGCTTAATCACATTCAGGTTGTCAAACAACGGTTGCATATAAGGAGCAACCTTTTCCTGTGCATCTCCCGGCAGGAAACCGATGTCCTTGTTAGAAAGAGCAACAATAGGACGTGCCAGCAAAATCTGCTTATAGTCAGTCAACTTGCCCAAAGCGGCTGCCAAAGCCAGCAATGTCTTACCTGTCCCCGCCTTTCCGGTCAGTGCCACCAGTTTGATGTTCGGGTCGTTCAGAATCTCAAAAGCAAAGCTCTGTTCGGCGTTACGAGGTTCGATTCCATAGTTTTTGCCTTTCATCACCCGGCAGATAGAATGAGTGAAAGGATTGTAACGTGCCAGTACACTATTCCGGTCGCTCTTCAACACGAAACATTCATTAGGATGAATCAGGTCTTTAAAGTCAAACTCGCTCAAGTCGATACCTTCTTTAGAAGAATAGATACGGTCGATCAATGCCGGGTCTACATTTTCAAAGATTTCATTAGACTTTTCAAAGATATCCACATTGGCTACCTTATCCGTGATATAATCTTCGCAAAGCAGGCCGATGGAACGGGCTTTCATGCGCAGGTTCACATCCTTAGTCACCAGGATACACTTCACATCCGGATATTTGGTCGTCAGATACTCAGTCGCCGCCAGAATCAGATGGTCGGGTTTCTTGATAGGGAAAGAGTCCCACACTTTGGTAGCTTCCACCTTACTGGTCACCACGAACAGACGTCCCAAGCCTTCGCCCAAT
The DNA window shown above is from Bacteroides faecium and carries:
- the tpx gene encoding thiol peroxidase is translated as MATTNFKGQPVKLIGEFIQVGKVAPDFELVKTDLSSFSLKDLNGKNVILNIFPSLDTSVCATSVRKFNKMAAGMKDTVVLAISKDLPFAHARFCTTEGIENVVPLSDFRFSDFDESYGVRMADGPLAGLLARAVVVIGKDGKVAYTELVPEITQEPDYDKALAAIK
- a CDS encoding DUF4494 domain-containing protein, encoding MAMHTWFECKIRYEKVMENGMQKKVTEPYLVDALSFTEAEARIIEEMTPFMTGEFTVSDIKRANYSELFPSDEESADRWFKCKLIFITLDEKSGAEKKTSTQVLVQAADLRDAVKKLDEGMKGTMADYQIGMVSETPLMDVYPYSAGPNDKPEFDPSKA
- a CDS encoding dihydroorotate dehydrogenase-like protein, whose translation is MTDLKTTFAGLSLRNPIIISSSGLTNSVGKNKKLAEEGAGAIVLKSLFEEQIMLEAEQLRDPAFSAEGSDYLEEYIREHKLSEYLSLIKESKKVCPIPIIASINCYSDSEWVDFAKQIEEAGADALEINILALQSDVQYAYGSFEQRHIDILRHIKKTISIPVIMKLGDNLTNPVALIDQLYANGAAAVVLFNRFYQPDINIEKLEHISGEVFSNASDLATPLRWIGIASAAVDKIDYAASGGVANAESVVKAILAGASAVEVCSAVYLNTNAFIGEATRFLSAWMARKGFNSIAQFKGKLNTKDVKGINTFERTQFLKYFGKKE
- a CDS encoding DUF3078 domain-containing protein; this translates as MNKMKTLFIALLCTGAGTLSAQTADSTQTSPWTKEGFAGLKLTQVSLTNWAAGGDNSVAFDLQGTYQINYKKGKHLWNNRIELAYGLNKTGDQGTRKANDKIYLNTNYGYSIAKNWYASAFATFQTQFSPGYDYSVNKDVSISEFMSPGYLTTGLGFTYDPGKIFTVVLSPASWRGTFVLNDRLSDEGAYGVDPGKHLLSSFGANLKGEVKYEFLKNMTVYSRLDLYSDYLHKPLNIDVNWEVQVNMIINKWFSTTLTTNLMYDDDVKITQKDGTKGARVQFKEILGVGVQFNF
- a CDS encoding YggS family pyridoxal phosphate-dependent enzyme, whose amino-acid sequence is MSIADNLKQVLAELPQGVRLVAVSKFHPNEAIEEAYQAGQRIFGESKVQEMTAKYESLPKDIEWHFIGHLQSNKIKYMIPYVAMIHGIDTYKLLTEVNKQAVKAGRAVNCLLQIHVAQEETKFGFSPAECKEMLNAGEWKELTHVRICGLMGMASNTDNIEQINREFCLLDRLFNELKETWFAGSDDFRELSMGMSHDYHEAIAAGSTLVRVGSKIFGERNYNI
- a CDS encoding PhoH family protein, coding for MGTKKNFVLDTNVILHDSNCLKNFQENDIYLPLVVLEELDKFKKGNEQINFNAREFVRELDVLTSDELFTDGVKLGEGLGRLFVVTSKVEATKVWDSFPIKKPDHLILAATEYLTTKYPDVKCILVTKDVNLRMKARSIGLLCEDYITDKVANVDIFEKSNEIFENVDPALIDRIYSSKEGIDLSEFDFKDLIHPNECFVLKSDRNSVLARYNPFTHSICRVMKGKNYGIEPRNAEQSFAFEILNDPNIKLVALTGKAGTGKTLLALAAALGKLTDYKQILLARPIVALSNKDIGFLPGDAQEKVAPYMQPLFDNLNVIKRQFAASSTEVKRIEDMQKSEQLVIEALAFIRGRSLSEMYCIIDEAQNLTPNEIKTIITRAGEGTKMVFTGDIQQIDQPYLDSQSNGLVYMIDRMKDQNLFAHVNLLKGERSELSELASNLM
- a CDS encoding HdeD family acid-resistance protein, translated to METVFNEIQHSVKNWWTSLLLGIVYVIVALWLMFSPLSSYVALSIVFSVSMLISGILEIIFALSNKKGVPSWGWYVVGGLIDLVLGIYLVAYPLVSMEVIPFIIAFWLMFRGFSSTGYSIDLKRYGTRDWGWYMAFGILAILCSLLILWQPAVGALYAVYMISFTFLIIGLFRIMLSFELKNLHKRK